A single Altererythrobacter sp. BO-6 DNA region contains:
- a CDS encoding LuxR family transcriptional regulator encodes MAQDRMEYWDAMALIAHAHTLVSFRRAIHEALKAIRFGGVYFLAPVVADRRVGRVFWNVGFPREWEAAYREKGRWEDPLPNLSLNRGNAFRWSDAARIATLDERGADYLDRLHQAGMGEGVAVHCTGPYARSGFVGVGLPQDPASLDDAMVRQVQVAAQLCFHRYCELVGAFKEDVPDLSQRELDVIRWIGEGKSNAVIAEILGISKNSVDSYVKRIFAKLDVSDRTAAAVRAVSLGLIAPGKHFREAAHRPRWLT; translated from the coding sequence ATGGCGCAAGATCGGATGGAATATTGGGATGCAATGGCGCTGATCGCGCATGCCCATACACTCGTCTCCTTTCGCCGTGCGATCCATGAGGCGTTGAAGGCAATCCGCTTCGGCGGCGTCTATTTCCTGGCGCCGGTTGTGGCGGACCGCCGGGTGGGCCGCGTGTTCTGGAATGTCGGTTTCCCCAGGGAGTGGGAAGCGGCCTATCGCGAAAAAGGGCGCTGGGAAGACCCGCTACCCAATCTCTCGCTCAATCGCGGCAATGCGTTCCGTTGGTCAGATGCCGCCAGGATAGCCACGCTCGACGAGCGGGGAGCAGACTATTTGGACAGGCTGCACCAAGCCGGGATGGGAGAAGGCGTCGCCGTGCATTGTACGGGCCCCTATGCCCGTTCAGGCTTTGTCGGGGTTGGCCTGCCGCAGGATCCGGCTTCGCTGGATGACGCGATGGTACGGCAGGTGCAGGTTGCCGCGCAATTGTGTTTCCACCGCTATTGCGAGCTGGTCGGAGCATTCAAGGAAGATGTGCCCGACTTGTCGCAACGCGAGCTCGACGTGATCCGCTGGATCGGCGAAGGCAAAAGCAACGCTGTCATCGCGGAAATCCTCGGCATCTCCAAGAACTCGGTCGACAGTTACGTCAAACGTATCTTCGCCAAGCTTGATGTGTCTGACCGCACCGCTGCCGCGGTGCGCGCCGTATCACTGGGTTTGATCGCGCCCGGCAAGCATTTCCGCGAGGCCGCGCATCGGCCCCGCTGGCTGACATGA
- the panC gene encoding pantoate--beta-alanine ligase, which produces MQTATTLDMLRNALADLRSAGGTVGLVPTMGALHEGHLTLVREARAQCDHVVASIFINPTQFGPNEDLDAYPRQLAEDSAMLEAEGVALLWAPTVEAMYPAGFATSITVSGVSEGFCGAARPGHFDGVATVVCKLFNQVMPDKAFFGEKDFQQLAVIRAMARDLDLTRPHVRDIVGVPTVREADGLAMSSRNRYLSPANRAAAAALPRAMQSAIAQIEGGCDVATALAALEAELLEAGFASIDYAALADAQSLTQLARLEGKPSRLLVAARIGGTRLIDNMAVG; this is translated from the coding sequence GTGCAAACCGCCACGACGCTCGACATGTTGAGAAATGCCTTGGCCGACCTGCGTTCGGCGGGTGGCACAGTGGGGCTGGTGCCGACCATGGGCGCGCTCCACGAAGGGCATTTGACCTTGGTCCGAGAGGCGCGGGCGCAATGTGACCATGTGGTCGCGTCGATCTTCATCAATCCCACCCAATTCGGGCCGAATGAGGATCTCGACGCCTACCCGCGCCAGCTGGCCGAAGACTCGGCCATGCTAGAGGCGGAAGGCGTCGCGCTGCTGTGGGCACCCACAGTAGAGGCGATGTATCCGGCCGGCTTCGCCACTTCGATCACCGTCAGCGGCGTAAGCGAAGGCTTCTGCGGCGCGGCACGGCCTGGCCATTTCGATGGTGTCGCCACGGTCGTGTGCAAGCTGTTCAACCAGGTCATGCCCGACAAGGCCTTTTTCGGTGAGAAGGATTTCCAGCAATTGGCGGTGATCCGCGCCATGGCGCGCGATCTTGATCTGACCCGCCCGCATGTGCGCGATATCGTTGGCGTACCGACCGTGCGCGAAGCTGACGGGCTGGCGATGTCGAGCCGCAACCGCTACCTTTCGCCTGCGAACCGCGCCGCTGCCGCTGCGCTGCCGCGCGCGATGCAATCCGCAATTGCGCAGATCGAAGGCGGTTGTGACGTTGCGACTGCGCTCGCGGCGCTTGAAGCGGAGCTGCTCGAAGCCGGCTTTGCTTCGATCGACTACGCGGCACTGGCCGACGCGCAATCCTTGACACAGCTGGCCAGGCTGGAAGGTAAGCCATCACGACTTTTGGTGGCCGCCCGGATCGGCGGGACGCGGCTGATAGACAATATGGCGGTCGGTTAA
- a CDS encoding division plane positioning ATPase MipZ produces the protein MSASHPHRIVFANEKGGTGKSTTAVHIAIALAYRGARVAAIDLDPRQRTMARYLENRADTAARRQIALPTAEFRVYEGDVEGLEALVAEIGTGADYIVFDTPGRDDPLARHAATEADTLVTPMNDSFVDFDLIGQVEGETFKVKRLSFYAELIWEARLKRSRATIEQQRRQMDWVVVRNRTGHVEARNMLRIEQALTELSKRVGFRVAQGLSERVIYRELFPSGLTLLDKGHLGELGTSHLVARQELRELVRSLALPEFIPPQPRLELA, from the coding sequence ATGTCCGCCAGCCATCCGCACCGGATTGTCTTCGCCAATGAAAAAGGCGGCACCGGCAAGTCCACCACCGCGGTGCATATTGCGATTGCGCTTGCCTATCGCGGTGCACGCGTGGCGGCGATCGACCTCGACCCGCGCCAACGCACCATGGCGCGCTACCTTGAAAATCGTGCTGACACGGCGGCTCGCCGCCAGATTGCGCTGCCGACGGCGGAGTTCCGTGTCTATGAAGGCGATGTCGAAGGGCTTGAGGCCTTGGTGGCTGAAATCGGCACTGGGGCCGACTATATCGTGTTTGACACGCCCGGGCGTGACGATCCCCTGGCCCGCCATGCCGCGACCGAGGCCGACACGCTGGTCACGCCGATGAATGACAGCTTCGTCGATTTCGACCTGATCGGCCAGGTTGAAGGCGAAACCTTCAAGGTCAAGCGGCTGAGTTTTTATGCCGAACTGATCTGGGAAGCCCGGCTCAAGCGCAGCCGCGCGACGATCGAACAGCAGCGCCGCCAGATGGACTGGGTGGTGGTGCGCAACCGCACCGGCCATGTCGAAGCGCGCAACATGTTGCGTATCGAACAGGCGCTGACCGAGCTTTCCAAGCGGGTCGGCTTTCGCGTGGCGCAGGGCCTTAGCGAACGCGTGATCTATCGCGAATTGTTCCCGTCCGGCCTGACGCTGCTCGACAAGGGCCACCTGGGCGAGCTGGGCACCAGCCATCTGGTGGCGCGGCAGGAGCTGCGCGAACTGGTCAGGTCGCTCGCCTTGCCCGAATTCATCCCGCCGCAGCCGCGGCTCGAACTGGCCTGA
- a CDS encoding J domain-containing protein: MLLRLLLLVGLACLACKMVFGRWPWEYLRGSSTRERALERARQLLGVSAGATRQQIVEAHKRLVAIVHPDRGGTNEQVHEANAARDLLLAALPPEIPPQQ, encoded by the coding sequence ATGCTGTTGCGCCTGCTCCTGCTGGTCGGGCTGGCATGTCTTGCGTGCAAGATGGTGTTCGGGCGCTGGCCCTGGGAATATCTGCGCGGGAGCTCTACCCGCGAACGCGCGCTGGAACGTGCGCGCCAGCTGTTGGGGGTGAGCGCCGGCGCCACCCGCCAGCAGATCGTCGAGGCGCACAAGCGGCTGGTTGCGATCGTCCATCCCGATCGCGGCGGCACCAACGAGCAGGTGCATGAAGCGAATGCGGCGCGTGATCTGCTGCTGGCCGCGCTACCACCGGAAATTCCGCCACAACAGTGA
- a CDS encoding phosphomannomutase/phosphoglucomutase has protein sequence MSHQFHSTVLREYDIRGIIGETLGPDDARAIGRSFATLLREAGGRKVAVGYDGRISSPMLEHALVEGLTASGCDVVRIGMGPTPMLYYAEASAEDVDGGIQITGSHNPANYNGFKMVFQGRPFFGADIQRLGEIAQRGAWAHGAGIVERADILDQYVERLLQGLAGIDTGALADLKVGWDAGNGAAGPALEKLAARLPGEHHLLFTQVDGNFPNHHPDPTVEANLADLKALVAEKKLDFGVAFDGDGDRIGAIDGEGRVVWGDQLLMIYAEDLLKSRPGATIIADVKASRALFDHVAAQGGKPLMWKTGHSLIKSKMKEVSSPLAGEMSGHVFFADSYYGFDDALFAGVRLIAASARLGKSVTELRGEMPAMLNTPELRFQVDESRKFAAIEEIAGRIAASDAVADTTDGVRVTTADGWWLLRASNTQDVLVARAESDTPEGLERLLAQIDEQLLLSGLERGESVGH, from the coding sequence ATGAGTCATCAGTTCCATTCCACCGTCCTGCGCGAATATGACATTCGCGGGATTATCGGCGAAACGCTCGGGCCGGATGATGCGCGGGCAATCGGGCGCAGCTTTGCGACGCTGCTGCGCGAAGCTGGCGGGCGCAAGGTGGCTGTCGGTTATGACGGCCGGATCAGTTCGCCCATGCTCGAACACGCGCTGGTCGAAGGTCTTACCGCCAGCGGCTGCGATGTTGTGCGGATCGGCATGGGGCCGACCCCGATGCTCTATTACGCAGAAGCCTCAGCTGAAGACGTGGATGGCGGCATTCAGATAACCGGCAGCCATAATCCCGCCAATTACAACGGCTTCAAGATGGTATTCCAGGGGCGCCCGTTCTTCGGTGCGGACATCCAGCGGCTCGGTGAAATCGCGCAGCGCGGGGCATGGGCGCACGGTGCCGGAATTGTCGAGCGCGCCGATATCCTTGACCAGTATGTCGAGCGCCTGCTGCAGGGACTGGCAGGGATCGACACCGGCGCTCTCGCGGACCTCAAGGTTGGCTGGGACGCAGGCAATGGCGCCGCCGGGCCTGCGCTGGAGAAGCTCGCGGCGCGCCTGCCCGGCGAGCATCATTTGCTTTTCACACAAGTCGACGGCAATTTTCCCAATCATCATCCTGATCCCACGGTCGAAGCCAATCTGGCGGACCTGAAGGCGCTCGTCGCGGAGAAGAAGCTCGATTTCGGAGTGGCTTTCGACGGCGATGGTGACCGGATCGGCGCGATTGACGGCGAAGGCCGCGTGGTGTGGGGCGACCAGCTGCTGATGATCTATGCCGAGGATCTGCTCAAATCGCGTCCCGGCGCGACGATTATCGCCGATGTGAAGGCCAGCCGTGCGCTGTTCGACCATGTTGCGGCGCAGGGCGGAAAGCCGCTGATGTGGAAGACCGGGCACTCGCTGATCAAGTCCAAAATGAAGGAAGTTTCCTCGCCGCTGGCAGGCGAAATGAGCGGGCATGTGTTCTTTGCTGACAGCTATTACGGCTTCGACGATGCGCTCTTTGCCGGTGTGCGGCTGATCGCCGCCAGCGCAAGACTGGGCAAATCGGTCACAGAGCTGCGCGGCGAAATGCCCGCGATGCTCAACACGCCAGAGCTGCGCTTCCAGGTCGATGAGAGCCGCAAGTTTGCCGCGATCGAAGAGATTGCCGGGCGGATCGCGGCGAGCGATGCCGTGGCCGACACCACCGACGGGGTGCGCGTTACCACCGCTGACGGTTGGTGGCTGCTGCGCGCTTCGAACACGCAGGATGTGCTGGTGGCGCGCGCGGAAAGCGATACGCCTGAGGGGCTGGAGCGCTTGCTCGCCCAGATCGACGAGCAGCTCTTGCTGTCCGGCCTCGAACGCGGCGAAAGCGTGGGCCATTAG
- a CDS encoding DUF2059 domain-containing protein, translated as MKMMKSALLALAPAALALPVPAAAQSDANALARMFQAEPLTAEQEARLPLATSVIEKMIPPGTLGETMGGMFERIMNPIMEAVASDPGSDVARQLGVGRGDLDVSDADLAVLATILDPAGEERRKREAALLPQIMQTMMEVLEPTMRKAMIQAYAVHFDEAELVDIDAFFSTPSGLAFARKSFTMSSDPRILGASLEAMPQMMASFGEIERKMKAATADLPAPRSYGDLSMAERKRIETITGFDQQQIAEAMAEAAFRRVLMSETGPDDTPLDE; from the coding sequence ATGAAGATGATGAAGAGTGCGCTGCTTGCGCTTGCCCCGGCCGCATTGGCGCTACCCGTTCCGGCGGCCGCGCAGTCAGATGCGAATGCGCTGGCGCGGATGTTCCAGGCGGAACCGCTAACCGCCGAACAGGAGGCACGTTTGCCGCTGGCGACTTCGGTGATCGAAAAGATGATCCCGCCCGGCACCCTGGGTGAAACGATGGGTGGGATGTTCGAGCGGATCATGAATCCTATCATGGAAGCGGTCGCGTCCGATCCCGGTTCGGATGTCGCGCGCCAGCTTGGCGTCGGGCGCGGCGATCTCGATGTCTCGGACGCGGACCTGGCGGTGCTGGCGACAATCCTTGATCCGGCGGGGGAAGAACGGCGCAAGCGCGAAGCCGCACTGCTGCCGCAGATCATGCAGACCATGATGGAAGTGCTTGAGCCAACCATGCGCAAGGCGATGATACAGGCCTATGCAGTCCATTTCGACGAAGCTGAACTGGTCGATATCGATGCCTTCTTTTCGACGCCGTCCGGACTCGCCTTTGCGCGCAAGAGCTTCACCATGTCGAGCGATCCGCGCATCCTTGGCGCAAGCCTCGAAGCCATGCCGCAGATGATGGCTTCGTTCGGCGAAATCGAGCGAAAGATGAAGGCGGCGACTGCTGACCTGCCTGCGCCGCGCAGCTACGGCGATCTCAGCATGGCTGAGCGTAAGCGGATTGAAACGATAACCGGCTTTGACCAGCAACAGATCGCAGAAGCCATGGCCGAAGCCGCCTTTCGGCGAGTCCTCATGTCCGAAACGGGCCCCGACGACACGCCGCTTGACGAGTGA